The genomic segment TTTGACCGATTACTCGGCGATTTTATTCCCCCAATCGCCTTTTTGGTCTGACTGGCCGGCGAGAGAACGGGTTTTACTGCTTGAAACGTTCTCCGAAGCCTCGCGCAGCGCTACTCTCCAATCGATTTTACGTCAGGAAGAACAGGATCTGATCGACGCGCTGGTCAATCATGACGCTCCGCCGACGTCGTTACAGGACGAAAGCCGACGCCGCGCGGCCATTGAACTGCTGTTAACCCTTATCAACGGTGCGGTTTGCCGGACGTTCCATGAAGAAGATATCGATAGCGCTATCACCGCGGTGGTAACGCGGTTTTTGTCAGCGGCCGTGCGCGCCTAGCACTCTGACGCCACCGTCTTGGGCGGGGGCTTGGCCGGCGGGCGCTACGTTGCCGGGGCGATCGCCCGGCAAAGAGCGAACGCCTGCGCAAACGGCCTGGCTTGGGGGCTTGCGTTAAACGCCTGAATTCATCTGGCGGATCAAATCGTCGACCAAGGGCCAGAAGGCCGCGTTATGCTGGGCGATATTCACGTTTTTACGCATGATCACGCCATCAATAATCAAGGAAAAAATATACAGGCGCGTGCGGATTTCACTATCTTTGGCGTTGGCGTTCAGCGCTCTGAAATGGCTAAAGGCATAATCCTGCAAAGTCAAATGCGCGCGGTGGATGATGTGCTGAACGTGAGCATTTCTGCTGGCTTCCGCCGAGATGGCCAGCATCAGCGCGATACTGTCCCGCGTGTCGGCGTTAACGGTATCGCCCGCGAAGAGCGTGAGCCAGGCGCTATCGCCCTCCAGAACAGAGTCGGCTTTCATTTTTTGCTGTAACCGCTGAACCACCTTGTTCACCAGCGCCTCAATGATGTCACTTTTCCCTTTAAAATAGCGGTAAATCAGCCCGGTGCTGATACCCGCCATCACGGCGATTTCCTGCACGGTCGTATTGTGAAACCCTTTTTGCATCACGCACGTTTTTGCGGCAGAGAGTATTTGATCGGCACGATTCATCTTCATCGTTCATTGCTCTCCACCTGACTCTATCGCCGAATGTCGGCCCATGCGAATAGCTTAACATGGGGGGGGCGAGCAGACCTAGTGATTCGCGGCGCACCGCCCGCCGCCAGAGGGGATGGCGGCGAGAGACATCATCGCCTGTGGTCAAAAAAAGGGTAAGCGCGCCAGGCGCTTACCCTGCAAGACCCTTGCTACTGCCGCCCAGTCAGGCGGGGACCGCGGCCGCTTTAGCGAGCCGAGACCAGATGCGATGCTCACGTAGACTCGCCAGGAACGCCTGCATCAGCTGGTCGCTAATCGACCCGTCCTCGCTGATGCCTGCTTCATTATCGCCGTCCTTCAGCCCCAACTGTGGTTTAAACCGCCGGGCGTCGCCGCTAAGGGCGATGGGTTTCAGGTGCTTATAGGTTTCCAGGATGTAATGGCGCGCCGCTCCGTCCCGCAACAGCGCGTCGAGATTGCCGTTCGGCACCACAACGCCATCCACCGTAATCGACGGATTGCCCTCTATGGTGCTGTCTATGGGCAGTGTGGAGCCGTCGCTCGCCAGCAGCTTGGCGTGAACTCCTTCCGCCTTCAGGGCCTGCATCGCGGCCAGCACATCGGCGGCGTCCACCCCGTCGCTGATCAGAAGCGCCACCTGTCGTCCCTTGAGCGCGCCGGAGCCGGTCGCATACAGGCTGAGGGTGGGATCGCGGGTGATGCCGTTGACCGCGGGCGGCGGCGCAATGTTTTTCGCCTCGTCGGACAGACGATAGCCGAGGCGGGCGGCGACCTGGCTTGCCAGGTCGACATCCACCCGGGTAAGCAGATCGATCACCCGTTCGCGGATATAGGGCCGGGCGACTTTGCCTAACTCGAAACTGAATGCGTCGATAATGTGCTGTTGCTCGGCAGGCGTTTGGTTAAGCCAGAATAAACGCGGGTGGGCGAAGTATTCGTTGAACGAGTCTCTGCGCTGACGAATTTTCTCGCCGTCGATGCGCTCATGGTAATTCTCAAAGCCGCCGTTTTCCGCCGCCGGCGCGGTTTCGCGCGGCCAGTTATCGTTTAACGAGTTGGGCTCGTAGGCCGCCGGGTTGGTGTTGATATCCTGGCGGTGCATGCCGTCGCGTTGGAAATTATGATAAGGGCACACGGGGCGGTTGATGGGAATTTCATGAAAGTTGGGGCCGCCGAGTCGGCTGATTTGGGTGTCGGTATAGGAAAATAACCGTCCCTGTAACAGGGGATCGTTGCTGAAATCAATGCAGGGCACGATATGACCGGAATGGAACGCGACCTGCTCCGTTTCGGCGAAAAAGTTATCCGGATTGCGGTTAAGGGTCAACTTGCCTACGATTTCCACCGGCACCAGCGCTTCGGGGATCAACTTGGTCGGATCAAGCAAGTCGAAGTCGAGCTTATGTTCATCTTCCTCGGGGATCAGCTGTAAGCCCAGTTCCCATTCCGGGTAGTCGCCGGCTTCAATAGCTTTCCACAGATCGCGGCGGTGGAAATCCGGATCTTTACCGGCAATTTTTTGCGCTTCATCCCATACCAGCGACGCTTTTCCGGCAACCGGTTTCCAATGGAAACGGACAAAGGTGCTTTGACCTTCGGCGTTCACCAGGCGGAACGTATGGATGCCAAAGCCTTCCATGGTGCGCAGGCTGCGCGGTATCCCGCGGTCCGACATCGCCCAGAAGACGTTATGCAGCGTTTCCGGCTGCAACGAAACATAATCCCAGAAACTGTCGTGGGCGGTGCCGCCCTGCGGCATCTCATTGTGGGGTTCAGGTTTCACCGCATGGACGAAATCGGGAAATTTATGGGCATCCTGAATGAAAAACACCGGCGTATTGTTGCCGACCAGATCGAAATTGCCTTCCTGAGTATAAAACTTCACCGCGCAACCGCGGATATCGCGCACCGTATCGGCGGAGCCACGCGACCCCTGCACGGTGGAAAACCGCACATACACCGGCGTTTTGACCGACGGGTCGCGCAGAAAGCCCGCTTTGGTGATGTCGGTCAGCGGGCGGTAGACCTCAAAAACGCCGTGTGCGGCGGATCCGCGGGCATGCACGATACGTTCCGGTATGCGTTCATGATCAAAATGGGTGATCTTCTCACGCATAATGAAATCTTCCAGCAGCGTGGGTCCACGCTTGCCGGCGCGCAGCGAATTCTGGTCATCGGAAATTTTGGTTTCCTGATCGTTGGTCAGGGGCTGGTTTTCACCGTTTTTGCGGTGAGGCTCCAGCAAGTCGAGTTTAGCGTTGGTGGTCTTGGGAAACTTGGCCGAACCGGACGCGGTGGGCTGTTTCCCCGGCTCGGAAGGGCCAGGTTGCGACATGTGGCTGCCGTCATCGGGGGCCAGACTGCCCAGGCCGGGGGAAGAAGACCGGCCATCCGGGGCCGGGGCGGGATGGGACAGGCGTTGCTGAGCCTCAGAAGGATCCTTGGGTGTCGACATGGCTTTGTGCTCCTCTCACTGTTTACAACCGGTTAAGTAGCGATTTACCACCGCCTTTTGGGATCGGTTGGATCAACTATAGAACAGATTTCCCTTACCGGTTTTAGGGTAATAGCACGCGATGGGGTTGACGCTTCGCCCTATTTGCTCTGTAAAACAATCTGTTATGGGAATATCGTTGATCACGCCGGGTGAAAAATAAGCCCGTTTTGGCAGCAAATAACAGTATGAATGCTAGGGAATGACCGCGCCAAACCGCGCGCCGTCTGGGCCGCAGCAACAGGAAAATCTTTCTCTATCGTTACGATAGCCTGCGCCGTCGGCGGCGCGCTCGGCCCGATCTTCTCAGGGGGTGGGCAACAGGCTGGCGCGCACCCGCTGCCAGAGCGCCTGCACGGACTCGGGAACCGCCGGATGCCGTACCAGCGGCGCGCCCTCCGGGTGCTGTAGGGCGAAAATCAGCGCTGCGATACAGACCAATCGCTCGAGCTGGTTGCCTTTGGCGGGGCTCAAGATAGGCAGGCGAAACCGCCAGCGGCAGGGCCACAGTAGCGGCACGCCGGCCGGGGTTAGCATATCCGCCGCGATATGGCTTAAATAACCGATAATCATGGCGTGAAACGCATCCAGGGGAATGACGCTTTGCGGCGGCAGGCGCAGGGTAAATAACAGGATACCGGCGATGATCGCCAGCAGGCTATGGGTGAAGCCGCGATGACCGCACAGTCGGGCGATAGGCACGGACAGTCAGGTCAATCGCTGTCCCAGCACCGATTTGGGGTGGTCGATATCCGGCAGTAGGCAGGTAAGCAATCCACCGGCGATAATGTGCCACCAATCGCCGCCTTGGGCCAGGGCAGGCGTCAGCGCCATTTTCTTGGCTAAAATGGTGCTGGCCAAGGCAAAAATAAAATGTCCTTCGGCGGTCATAGGTGGCACGGCGCGAAATGGCTGGTCATTTGTCCAGTATAGAACAATCCGATGCCGCCGGGAATAGGTTACCTTGTAACTTTTCCTTGCCGGTTAGCGCGCGAGCCAGCCGCCGTCGACCGCCAGGGTGTAGCCGTTAACATAATCCGACGCCGCCGACGCCAGGAATACCGCCGGCCCTATCAAATCGTCGTGCAAGCCCCAGCGACCAGCAAGGATGCGCTCCAGAATCGCTTGGCTTCTGGCTTCATCCTCACGCAGTTGCTGGGTATTATTGGTGGCCATATACCCTGGCGCCAGCGCGTTGACATTAATGCCGTGTTGCGCCCATTCATTGGCCAGAAGGCGGGTAATCCCCATCACGGCGCTTTTTGACGCCGTATAAGAGGGAACGCGTATGCCGCCTTGATAGGAGAGCATTGAGGCGATATTGATGATTTTGCCACCGCGGCCCTGCTGAATAAATTGTCGGGCCGCCGCCAGGGCAATAAAAAACAGCGACTTGATATTGAGATTCATCACATCATCCCAATTTTTTTCGCTGAATTCGATGGCATCCTGGCGGCGAATAATGCCGGCATTGTTGACCAGAATATCGATATGGCCGAAGGCCGCCACCGCCTGAGCGATAACCCCCGGGATGACCGCGGTATCGCTCAGATCGGCTTTGATGGATAGAAAGCGACGGCCGCGTGTCTCCACCTGCCGTAGTGTCTCGTCAGGCTCAACGATATTGACGCCGACGATATCACAGCCGGCCTCCGCCAACCCGATGGCCATGCCCTGGCCCAGTCCGGTATCACAACCGGTAATGACCGCGACTTTTCCCTGTAATGCAAAACGTTCCAAGATCATAATGCCACCTTAGTGTACGCGGCCGAGCAGGCCGCCGGTATTAACGTATCTGCAGCCGGGCCGGCCGCAGGGGGAATTAGCGCAATTCGCTGACCAAGAGGTGATCCATATCGTCAAACACCTGGTTTTCGCCGACCATTCCCCAAATAAAGGTATAATTTTTGGTGCCGACGCCGGCGTGGATAGACCAACTGGGTGAAATCACCGCCTGCTGGTTGCGCACGATCAAATGGCGGGTTTCCTGCGGCTGGCCCATCATATGGAACACCGCCGTCTCGGGGTCCATTGTAGTAGAACAGCGCCGGTTGCCCCGCGTTAATGCTCTCAAAGCGGATATCCCGCGCGCCTTGGCCGACATACAGCGCTTCTTCATGCCCGATTTCATAACGGGTAGGCTTTGTTGAATAAATCGAACTTTTAGGTGACTGGCGGCTCTGAATCACTACATTCGTTTCAACATCAGGTCCCCATGGCAAAGCAAAAGTTTAAAATCACCAACTGGCCCGCATACAACAATGCGCTCAGGCAGCGGGGGGACATGACAGTATGGCTAGATGAGTCAGCCATTGCTGCATGGACTGAGAGTACACCCCCTGAACATCGTGGCCGGCCGCTTCACTACACCGATATGGCCATTACCACGGTTCTGATGATAAAGCGCGTGTTTAACCTTTCGCTCCGGGCGTTACAGGGTTTCGTTGACGCGATTTTTAAACTGATGGGGCTGTCGCTGCGCTGCCCAGATTACTCTCTGGTCAGCCGGCGAGCAAAAACCGTCGACATCAGCATAAAAACGCCAACCCGCGGCGAAATCTCACACCTGGTCATCGATGGCACCGGCCTGAAAATCTTCGGCGAAGGCGAATGGAAAGTCAGGCAGCATGGGGCTGAGAGGCGCAGAGTATGGCGCAAGCTTCATCTGGCAGTAGATAGCGCGACACATGAAATTATCTGTGCCGATTTATCGCTAAGCGGTACGACAGATGCGCAGGCGCTGCCCGGGC from the Candidatus Sodalis pierantonius str. SOPE genome contains:
- a CDS encoding TetR/AcrR family transcriptional regulator, giving the protein MRKGAGEDFHRQRRAQIIEAAKESFAQSGFHGATMAELSQQSGLSAGQLYRYFDSKDALIDAVVRQVAGQWYRLLAEKLLALTDYSAILFPQSPFWSDWPARERVLLLETFSEASRSATLQSILRQEEQDLIDALVNHDAPPTSLQDESRRRAAIELLLTLINGAVCRTFHEEDIDSAITAVVTRFLSAAVRA
- a CDS encoding TetR/AcrR family transcriptional regulator translates to MNRADQILSAAKTCVMQKGFHNTTVQEIAVMAGISTGLIYRYFKGKSDIIEALVNKVVQRLQQKMKADSVLEGDSAWLTLFAGDTVNADTRDSIALMLAISAEASRNAHVQHIIHRAHLTLQDYAFSHFRALNANAKDSEIRTRLYIFSLIIDGVIMRKNVNIAQHNAAFWPLVDDLIRQMNSGV
- the katE gene encoding catalase HPII; its protein translation is MSTPKDPSEAQQRLSHPAPAPDGRSSSPGLGSLAPDDGSHMSQPGPSEPGKQPTASGSAKFPKTTNAKLDLLEPHRKNGENQPLTNDQETKISDDQNSLRAGKRGPTLLEDFIMREKITHFDHERIPERIVHARGSAAHGVFEVYRPLTDITKAGFLRDPSVKTPVYVRFSTVQGSRGSADTVRDIRGCAVKFYTQEGNFDLVGNNTPVFFIQDAHKFPDFVHAVKPEPHNEMPQGGTAHDSFWDYVSLQPETLHNVFWAMSDRGIPRSLRTMEGFGIHTFRLVNAEGQSTFVRFHWKPVAGKASLVWDEAQKIAGKDPDFHRRDLWKAIEAGDYPEWELGLQLIPEEDEHKLDFDLLDPTKLIPEALVPVEIVGKLTLNRNPDNFFAETEQVAFHSGHIVPCIDFSNDPLLQGRLFSYTDTQISRLGGPNFHEIPINRPVCPYHNFQRDGMHRQDINTNPAAYEPNSLNDNWPRETAPAAENGGFENYHERIDGEKIRQRRDSFNEYFAHPRLFWLNQTPAEQQHIIDAFSFELGKVARPYIRERVIDLLTRVDVDLASQVAARLGYRLSDEAKNIAPPPAVNGITRDPTLSLYATGSGALKGRQVALLISDGVDAADVLAAMQALKAEGVHAKLLASDGSTLPIDSTIEGNPSITVDGVVVPNGNLDALLRDGAARHYILETYKHLKPIALSGDARRFKPQLGLKDGDNEAGISEDGSISDQLMQAFLASLREHRIWSRLAKAAAVPA
- the kduD gene encoding 2-dehydro-3-deoxy-D-gluconate 5-dehydrogenase KduD codes for the protein MILERFALQGKVAVITGCDTGLGQGMAIGLAEAGCDIVGVNIVEPDETLRQVETRGRRFLSIKADLSDTAVIPGVIAQAVAAFGHIDILVNNAGIIRRQDAIEFSEKNWDDVMNLNIKSLFFIALAAARQFIQQGRGGKIINIASMLSYQGGIRVPSYTASKSAVMGITRLLANEWAQHGINVNALAPGYMATNNTQQLREDEARSQAILERILAGRWGLHDDLIGPAVFLASAASDYVNGYTLAVDGGWLAR
- a CDS encoding IS5-like element ISSoEn1 family transposase, with the protein product MAKQKFKITNWPAYNNALRQRGDMTVWLDESAIAAWTESTPPEHRGRPLHYTDMAITTVLMIKRVFNLSLRALQGFVDAIFKLMGLSLRCPDYSLVSRRAKTVDISIKTPTRGEISHLVIDGTGLKIFGEGEWKVRQHGAERRRVWRKLHLAVDSATHEIICADLSLSGTTDAQALPGLINQTHRKIREASADSAYDTRYCHDALLRKKIKPLIPPRSGAQYWPARYHERNHAVANQHLSGNNDTWKKKVGYHRRSLAETAMFRFKTLLGGHLSLHDYDAQVGEAMAMVKALNRITLLGMPNSVRIM